One part of the Vicia villosa cultivar HV-30 ecotype Madison, WI linkage group LG6, Vvil1.0, whole genome shotgun sequence genome encodes these proteins:
- the LOC131611946 gene encoding dnaJ protein ERDJ3A, giving the protein MNRSATTLFIIFATLCFLLELEAKSIDPYKVLGVDKTASQREIKKAFHKLSLQYHPDKNKAKSAQEKFSQINNAYEILSDEEKRKNYDLYGDEQGNPGFQTGYPGGQGGSGHSGFHFRPGEQWGSGDQGGSKSFSFSFGGGDSNSFGFGLDDLFGNFFGGNSFGSKSGSNFGNPFRSNSGSKSSPKSLKAINSNVYKKEIVDEGMTWLLLSYLPSLRGIQHFESIIGEVSSTLQGALKVGSINCEKEGSLCKELGVYSRKAPRLFVYSYKENEKGSLVEYGGDLSVKDLKAFCQQHLPRFSKRIDLNHLEQFSTTGKLPRVLLLSTKKDTPVIWRVISGLYRKRFTFSDVQVPDVSDSSVKKLGVDALPAIVGWLPNGEKLILKTGVSVKDIKSGVQDLSSILDSFEKVSKKETSSQSKKEQADSEDGHIQLLSRANFESLCGEKTPVCIIGAFRSSKAREKLESLLSLVSQMSLSRKPNGGGSSRDAISYALLDSAQQQSFLNAFDKTGYKSSDKLLIAYKPRKGKFTVFTGEMSIEEVENFIGSILSGDIPFRETLKKPVLK; this is encoded by the exons ATGAACCGCTCAGCCACCACATTGTTCATCATCTTCGCCACGTTGTGTTTCCTTTTGGAATTGGAAGCCAAATCAATCGACCCCTACAAG GTTCTTGGGGTTGATAAAACTGCGAGTCAACGAGAAATTAAGAAGGCTTTTCACAA ACTCTCTCTTCAATATCATCCTGATAAGAACAAGGCCAAAAGTGCACAGGAGAAGTTTTCTCAGATAAATAATG CGTATGAGATTTTGTCGGatgaagagaagaggaagaattaTGATTTATATGGAGATGAGCAAGGTAATCCTGGGTTTCAAACCGGTTATCCTGGAGGTCAGGGTGGTTCTGGACATAGTGGCTTTCACTTCAGACCCGGGGAACAATGGGGTAGCGGTGACCAAGGAGGCTCTAAGTCATTCTCCTTTTCATTTGGTGGCGGTGATTCAAATTCTTTTGGATTTGGTTTGGATGATctttttggaaacttttttggGGGCAATTCATTTGGATCTAAATCTGGGTCCAATTTTGGGAATCCATTTAGGTCTAATTCTGGGTCCAAGAGTTCCCCCAAAAGTCTTAAAGCCATAAATTCAAATGTCTACAAGAAAGAAATAGTTGATGAAGGAATGACCTGGCTTTTGCTATCTTATTTACCCTCATTGAGGGGTATCCAACACTTTGAGTCCATTATAGGAGAGGTTTCCAGCACATTGCAAGGAGCTTTGAag GTTGGAAGCATTAACTGTGAAAAGGAAGGCTCATTATGTAAGGAGCTTGGTGTATATTCCCGCAAAGCTCCTAGGCTTTTTGTTTATTCTTACAAGGAGAATGAAAAGGGTTCTCTGGTGGAGTATGGTGGTGACTTGTCTGTTAAGGATTTGAAGGCTTTCTGTCAACAACATTTGCCAAGATTTTCAAAACGGATTGACTTGAATCATCTTGAGCAATTTAGCACTACTGGAAAGTTGCCTAGGGTGCTGCTTCTCTCCACCAAAAAGGACACTCCTGTAATTTGGCGTGTTATTAGTGGCTTGTATCGCAAACGCTTTACTTTCAGTGATGTACAG GTTCCGGATGTTTCTGATTCAAGTGTGAAAAAGCTAGGAGTCGATGCACTTCCAGCTATTGTAGGTTGGCTACCAAATGGAGAAAAGCTTATTCTGAAAACAGGGGTATCTGTGAAAGATATAAAATCTGGTGTACAAGATCTTAGTAGCATACTTGATAGTTTTGAGAAAGTAAGTAAAAAGGAAACATCAAGTCAGTCCAAGAAAGAACAAGCTGATTCCGAAGACGGACACATTCAGCTGCTTTCTCGGGCAAACTTTGAGTCTCTCTGTGGGGAGAAAACTCCAGTTTGCATAATCGGCGCCTTTAGATCTTCAAAAGCAAGGGAGAAGCTAGAATCACTTCTCTCATTG GTCTCACAGATGTCCTTGTCAAGAAAACCAAATGGAGGCGGAAGCTCTAGGGACGCCATTTCTTATGCTCTCTTAGATTCTGCACAGCAACAATCCTTTCTAAACGCATTTGATAAAACAggttataaatcatcagataagTTATTGATTGCCTACAAACCTCGGAAAGGGAAATTCACTGTATTTACAGGTGAAATGTCAATAGAGGAAGTAGAGAATTTTATCGGCTCCATTCTAAGTGGAGATATACCCTTTAGGGAAACACTTAAGAAGCCTGTACTGAAATAG